From one Larimichthys crocea isolate SSNF chromosome XVIII, L_crocea_2.0, whole genome shotgun sequence genomic stretch:
- the LOC104936421 gene encoding mannose-binding protein C: protein MRLHLLFSILCMINNTTAIISIILPKGEKGDPGVQGPPGSPGINGSPGLLKGDPGVRGVPGQPGRTGKPGMHGEPGPRGPPIMCRQDDSDSSCLDLKATKESLAKLEIAITYDFVRRVGQKYFVSYKERDSFSRAVEFCSQRGLELALPQSEEENNILTQFFGDVYKSAWISVNNKKAEGNFETDMKNRPLTFTKWGAGQPDKSIVDTGCTMISENGIWQVTHECFLNAFIICQM from the exons ATGAGGCTGCACTTGTTATTCTCCATCCTCTGCATGATTAATAATACCACA GCAATTATATCCATCATCTTACCCAAAGGTGAGAAAGGAGATCCCGGTGTCCAGGGACCACCTGGGTCACCTGGGATAAATGGTTCCCCTGGGCTTCTAAAAG GGGATCCGGGAGTGCGTGGAGTGCCTGGACAGCCTGGACGGACTGGAAAACCAGGAATGCATGGAGAACCCGGACCACGTGGACCTCCCATAATGTGTAGACAag ATGACAGTGATTCCAGCTGCCTGGACCTCAAAGCCACAAAGGAGAGCCTTGCTAAGTTAGAGATTG ctATAACCTATGACTTTGTCCGAAGAGTTGGTCAGAAATACTTTGTGTCCTACAAGGAGAGAGACTCCTTCTCCAGAGCCGTCGAGTTCTGTTCACAGCGAGGCTTAGAGCTGGCTTTGCCccagagtgaggaggagaacaACATACTGACTCAGTTCTTTGGAGACGTTTACAAATCAGCCTGGATCAGCgtcaacaataaaaaagcaGAGGGAAATTTTGAAACAGATATGAAAAACCGACCTCTGACCTTTACCAAATGGGGAGCAGGGCAGCCAGACAAATCCATTGTGGACACAGGCTGCACCATGATATCAGAAAATGGCATCTGGCAAGTGACACACGAATGCTTCCTGAATGCTTTCATCATTTGTCAGATGTAG
- the fbxo31 gene encoding F-box only protein 31 isoform X2 — protein sequence MAVCARLCGVGQSRRCRRRQRQNQQDQGSDSDMDEEEEERIVGQKQGDVGGRAGGAGGAGGAGGPNSGADTAGPSDGSGHVNRGGCLRSTGPAHPQSLADLPPELLVEIFSLLPGTALPNVALVCKKFKQILTTETIWRRRCMEEFGMKDDLRKMEVGGVSSQDLYVKLLHPYRHILGLWQPDIGPYGGLLNVVVDGLFIIGWMYLPPHDPRVEDPMRRRPLFRIHMWESKKATVECMYGHKGPHKGDIQTVKKDEFSTKCNQTDHHRMPGGRQEEFRTWLEEEWGRTLEEIFHEHMQELILMKFIYTSQYDNCLTYRRIYLPPVMPSDLLQPGLFKGTYGSHGLEIVMLSFHEATARATKLTGDPNVPAGQLTLDVDLNRAVVLPDLEQQRNIEELSRLVLGVHKEVQREAEQQAMVTSAVRGAAEGACGSDGAAEGVEADWGACSDSCQPGPSNSTTNHPEEQPFVLPLGVTARNEVYPRTCRQCFYGTGLIAGHGFTSPERTPGLFVLFDQDRFGFIWLELKSFSLYSRLTDHLAHAHAPNMERFEAMLRNMQSWTS from the exons ATGGCTGTTTGTGCCAGGCTCTGCGGAGTGGGCCAGTCGCGGAGGTGCAGGAGGCGACAGCGGCAGAACCAGCAGGATCAGGGCAGCGATTCCGACATggacgaggaagaagaggagcggATCGTGGGCCAGAAGCAAGGCGACGTCGGCggcagagctggaggagctggaggcgctggaggagctggaggcccGAACAGCGGCGCCGACACTGCAGGGCCGAGCGACGGCAGCGGTCATGTCAACAGAGGGGGCTGTCTGCGGAGCACGGGACCTGCACACCCGCAATCATTAGCGGATTTACCGCCGGAGCTCTTAGTAGAAATCTTCTCTTTGCTTCCCGGAACCGCGCTGCCGAACGTCGCCCTCGTCTGCAAGAAATTCAAACAAATCCTCACCACGGAGACCATCTGGAGGAGGCGGTGCATGGAGG AGTTTGGTATGAAGGACGATCTGAGGAAGATGGAGGTGGGAGGAGTGTCCAGCCAGGATCTCTATGTTAAAC TGCTTCACCCATACAGACATATCTTGGGCTTATGGCAGCCTGACATAGGACCTTATGGTGGATTGCTCAATGTTGTG GTGGACGGGCTCTTCATCATTGGTTGGATGTATTTGCCACCTCACGACCCCCGTGTGGAAGATCCAATGAGAAGACGGCCGCTCTTCCGTATCCACATGTGGGAGAGCAAAAAGGCCACTGTGGAGTGCATGTACGGACACAAGGGTCCCCACAAAGGAGACATACAG ACTGTGAAGAAGGATGAATTTTCAACTAAATGTAACCAGACTGATCATCACCGCATGCCAGGGGGCAGACAGGAG gagttcAGGACATGGCTGGAGGAAGAGTGGGGTCGGACGTTGGAAGAAATCTTCCACGAGCACATGCAGGAGCTCATCCTGATGAAGTTCATTTACACAAGTCAATATGA TAACTGCTTGACGTACCGGAGGATCTATCTGCCTCCTGTGATGCCCTCTGACCTGCTGCAGCCGGGCCTCTTCAAAGGCACCTATGGCAGCCACGGCTTGGAGATCGTCATGCTCAGTTTCCACGAGGCTACTGCGCGAGCCACCAAGCTCACT GGAGACCCCAATGTTCCTGCAGGACAACTCACTTTGGATGTTGACCTGAACCGGGCAGTGGTCCTCCCAGATTTAGAGCAACAGCGCAACATTGAGGAGCTTTCCCGCCTGGTACTGGGGGTACACAAGGAGGTacagagagaagcagaacaACAGGCCATGGTCACTTCTGCGGTCAGAGGTGCAGCCGAGGGAGCCTGCGGTAGCGACGGTGCAGCAGAAGGTGTGGAGGCAGACTGGGGTGCCTGTTCAGACAGCTGCCAGCCTGGCCCCAGCAACAGCACCACCAATCACCCTGAAGAGCAGCCTTTCGTCCTGCCCCTGGGGGTCACGGCTCGCAACGAGGTGTACCCTCGCACCTGCAGGCAATG CTTCTACGGGACAGGCCTGATCGCTGGGCACGGCTTTACAAGTCCAGAGCGCACCCCGGGGCTCTTTGTGCTGTTTGATCAGGACCGTTTTGGTTTCATCTGGCTGGAGTTGAAGTCTTTCAGTCTGTACAGTCGCCTGACGGACCACCTAGCCCATGCTCACGCCCCAAACATGGAGCGTTTTGAGGCCATGCTGCGCAACATGCAGTCCTGGACATCCTGA
- the fbxo31 gene encoding F-box only protein 31 isoform X1, with the protein MAVCARLCGVGQSRRCRRRQRQNQQDQGSDSDMDEEEEERIVGQKQGDVGGRAGGAGGAGGAGGPNSGADTAGPSDGSGHVNRGGCLRSTGPAHPQSLADLPPELLVEIFSLLPGTALPNVALVCKKFKQILTTETIWRRRCMEEFGMKDDLRKMEVGGVSSQDLYVKRVNPRVKSGRFMKLLPDYEHMDYKDVYTHLLHPYRHILGLWQPDIGPYGGLLNVVVDGLFIIGWMYLPPHDPRVEDPMRRRPLFRIHMWESKKATVECMYGHKGPHKGDIQTVKKDEFSTKCNQTDHHRMPGGRQEEFRTWLEEEWGRTLEEIFHEHMQELILMKFIYTSQYDNCLTYRRIYLPPVMPSDLLQPGLFKGTYGSHGLEIVMLSFHEATARATKLTGDPNVPAGQLTLDVDLNRAVVLPDLEQQRNIEELSRLVLGVHKEVQREAEQQAMVTSAVRGAAEGACGSDGAAEGVEADWGACSDSCQPGPSNSTTNHPEEQPFVLPLGVTARNEVYPRTCRQCFYGTGLIAGHGFTSPERTPGLFVLFDQDRFGFIWLELKSFSLYSRLTDHLAHAHAPNMERFEAMLRNMQSWTS; encoded by the exons ATGGCTGTTTGTGCCAGGCTCTGCGGAGTGGGCCAGTCGCGGAGGTGCAGGAGGCGACAGCGGCAGAACCAGCAGGATCAGGGCAGCGATTCCGACATggacgaggaagaagaggagcggATCGTGGGCCAGAAGCAAGGCGACGTCGGCggcagagctggaggagctggaggcgctggaggagctggaggcccGAACAGCGGCGCCGACACTGCAGGGCCGAGCGACGGCAGCGGTCATGTCAACAGAGGGGGCTGTCTGCGGAGCACGGGACCTGCACACCCGCAATCATTAGCGGATTTACCGCCGGAGCTCTTAGTAGAAATCTTCTCTTTGCTTCCCGGAACCGCGCTGCCGAACGTCGCCCTCGTCTGCAAGAAATTCAAACAAATCCTCACCACGGAGACCATCTGGAGGAGGCGGTGCATGGAGG AGTTTGGTATGAAGGACGATCTGAGGAAGATGGAGGTGGGAGGAGTGTCCAGCCAGGATCTCTATGTTAAAC GTGTCAACCCACGAGTGAAGTCTGGGCGCTTTATGAAGCTCCTCCCAGACTACGAGCACATGGACTATAAAGACGTGTACACACACC TGCTTCACCCATACAGACATATCTTGGGCTTATGGCAGCCTGACATAGGACCTTATGGTGGATTGCTCAATGTTGTG GTGGACGGGCTCTTCATCATTGGTTGGATGTATTTGCCACCTCACGACCCCCGTGTGGAAGATCCAATGAGAAGACGGCCGCTCTTCCGTATCCACATGTGGGAGAGCAAAAAGGCCACTGTGGAGTGCATGTACGGACACAAGGGTCCCCACAAAGGAGACATACAG ACTGTGAAGAAGGATGAATTTTCAACTAAATGTAACCAGACTGATCATCACCGCATGCCAGGGGGCAGACAGGAG gagttcAGGACATGGCTGGAGGAAGAGTGGGGTCGGACGTTGGAAGAAATCTTCCACGAGCACATGCAGGAGCTCATCCTGATGAAGTTCATTTACACAAGTCAATATGA TAACTGCTTGACGTACCGGAGGATCTATCTGCCTCCTGTGATGCCCTCTGACCTGCTGCAGCCGGGCCTCTTCAAAGGCACCTATGGCAGCCACGGCTTGGAGATCGTCATGCTCAGTTTCCACGAGGCTACTGCGCGAGCCACCAAGCTCACT GGAGACCCCAATGTTCCTGCAGGACAACTCACTTTGGATGTTGACCTGAACCGGGCAGTGGTCCTCCCAGATTTAGAGCAACAGCGCAACATTGAGGAGCTTTCCCGCCTGGTACTGGGGGTACACAAGGAGGTacagagagaagcagaacaACAGGCCATGGTCACTTCTGCGGTCAGAGGTGCAGCCGAGGGAGCCTGCGGTAGCGACGGTGCAGCAGAAGGTGTGGAGGCAGACTGGGGTGCCTGTTCAGACAGCTGCCAGCCTGGCCCCAGCAACAGCACCACCAATCACCCTGAAGAGCAGCCTTTCGTCCTGCCCCTGGGGGTCACGGCTCGCAACGAGGTGTACCCTCGCACCTGCAGGCAATG CTTCTACGGGACAGGCCTGATCGCTGGGCACGGCTTTACAAGTCCAGAGCGCACCCCGGGGCTCTTTGTGCTGTTTGATCAGGACCGTTTTGGTTTCATCTGGCTGGAGTTGAAGTCTTTCAGTCTGTACAGTCGCCTGACGGACCACCTAGCCCATGCTCACGCCCCAAACATGGAGCGTTTTGAGGCCATGCTGCGCAACATGCAGTCCTGGACATCCTGA
- the fbxo31 gene encoding F-box only protein 31 isoform X3, with the protein MLHPYRHILGLWQPDIGPYGGLLNVVVDGLFIIGWMYLPPHDPRVEDPMRRRPLFRIHMWESKKATVECMYGHKGPHKGDIQTVKKDEFSTKCNQTDHHRMPGGRQEEFRTWLEEEWGRTLEEIFHEHMQELILMKFIYTSQYDNCLTYRRIYLPPVMPSDLLQPGLFKGTYGSHGLEIVMLSFHEATARATKLTGDPNVPAGQLTLDVDLNRAVVLPDLEQQRNIEELSRLVLGVHKEVQREAEQQAMVTSAVRGAAEGACGSDGAAEGVEADWGACSDSCQPGPSNSTTNHPEEQPFVLPLGVTARNEVYPRTCRQCFYGTGLIAGHGFTSPERTPGLFVLFDQDRFGFIWLELKSFSLYSRLTDHLAHAHAPNMERFEAMLRNMQSWTS; encoded by the exons A TGCTTCACCCATACAGACATATCTTGGGCTTATGGCAGCCTGACATAGGACCTTATGGTGGATTGCTCAATGTTGTG GTGGACGGGCTCTTCATCATTGGTTGGATGTATTTGCCACCTCACGACCCCCGTGTGGAAGATCCAATGAGAAGACGGCCGCTCTTCCGTATCCACATGTGGGAGAGCAAAAAGGCCACTGTGGAGTGCATGTACGGACACAAGGGTCCCCACAAAGGAGACATACAG ACTGTGAAGAAGGATGAATTTTCAACTAAATGTAACCAGACTGATCATCACCGCATGCCAGGGGGCAGACAGGAG gagttcAGGACATGGCTGGAGGAAGAGTGGGGTCGGACGTTGGAAGAAATCTTCCACGAGCACATGCAGGAGCTCATCCTGATGAAGTTCATTTACACAAGTCAATATGA TAACTGCTTGACGTACCGGAGGATCTATCTGCCTCCTGTGATGCCCTCTGACCTGCTGCAGCCGGGCCTCTTCAAAGGCACCTATGGCAGCCACGGCTTGGAGATCGTCATGCTCAGTTTCCACGAGGCTACTGCGCGAGCCACCAAGCTCACT GGAGACCCCAATGTTCCTGCAGGACAACTCACTTTGGATGTTGACCTGAACCGGGCAGTGGTCCTCCCAGATTTAGAGCAACAGCGCAACATTGAGGAGCTTTCCCGCCTGGTACTGGGGGTACACAAGGAGGTacagagagaagcagaacaACAGGCCATGGTCACTTCTGCGGTCAGAGGTGCAGCCGAGGGAGCCTGCGGTAGCGACGGTGCAGCAGAAGGTGTGGAGGCAGACTGGGGTGCCTGTTCAGACAGCTGCCAGCCTGGCCCCAGCAACAGCACCACCAATCACCCTGAAGAGCAGCCTTTCGTCCTGCCCCTGGGGGTCACGGCTCGCAACGAGGTGTACCCTCGCACCTGCAGGCAATG CTTCTACGGGACAGGCCTGATCGCTGGGCACGGCTTTACAAGTCCAGAGCGCACCCCGGGGCTCTTTGTGCTGTTTGATCAGGACCGTTTTGGTTTCATCTGGCTGGAGTTGAAGTCTTTCAGTCTGTACAGTCGCCTGACGGACCACCTAGCCCATGCTCACGCCCCAAACATGGAGCGTTTTGAGGCCATGCTGCGCAACATGCAGTCCTGGACATCCTGA
- the LOC104936423 gene encoding liver carboxylesterase 2, giving the protein MELRVKQTFLCLSVFFLHVAADLPAPEVHTKLGSLRGSYVNVKGKESGVHAFLGIPFAKPPVGPALRLTAPQPVEGWEGLRDATRQPPMCVQHRQFTFDLLKKMDGFMVEVPDISEDCLYLNIYTPSNRAHDAKLPVMVWIHGGGFGMGSASLYDGSALAAYQDVVVVLIQYRLGFLGFLSTGDEHMSGNFGLLDQVQALRWIQEHIHSFGGNPDLVTIMGESAGGVSVSLQLLSPLSKGLLHRGIAESGTAAMDVILTNDPLSMAQVVANISGCSIESTEEIADCIRNLDLNTYVNLTQDPTVRFAVNIDGHFLKKPVDELFSKHELLTVPFMTGINDDEGGWLLPTFFVPANWTEGISQEDVMNVLYMFFPDPKDATLRDLIIEEYTGTGEDRVKNRDGFTELLGDIIFNIPAIKAANAHRDAGAPTYLYQYRHSPKFLQANRPSFVGSDHGDEIFTVFGLCFTTSHIRLTDACAEEEEQLSRTMMSYWGNFARTGSPNGDNLVHWPKYGVEEKYLEIRAMEQSTGQHLKKKRFVFLTQTLPEKRQQVTEKEHSEL; this is encoded by the exons atgGAGCTCCGTGTGAAGCAAaccttcctctgtctttctgtcttttttctccaTGTTGCTGCAGACCTGCCCG CACCTGAAGTCCACACAAAGCTCGGCAGCCTGAGAGGTAGTTACGTGAACGTAAAGGGGAAGGAGTCCGGGGTCCATGCCTTCCTGGGTATCCCATTCGCCAAGCCACCCGTGGGCCCTGCTTTGAGACTGACTGCTCCTCAGCCGGTAGAGGGATGGGAAGGATTGAGGGACGCCACCCGCCAGCCACCAAT GTGTGTTCAACATAGACAGTTTACCTTTGATCTgctaaaaaaaatggatggctTCATGGTAGAAGTCCCAGACATTTCAGAAGACTGCCTTTACCTCAACATTTACACTCCTTCAAACAGAGCTCATGATGCCAAGCTCCCA GTCATGGTCTGGATCCACGGAGGAGGGTTTGGTATGGGCTCAGCTTCATTGTATGATGGCTCCGCCCTGGCTGCATACCAGGATGTGGTTGTGGTTCTGATCCAGTACCGCTTAGGATTTCTAGGCTTTCTGAg CACTGGAGATGAGCACATGTCAGGGAACTTTGGCCTACTGGACCAGGTTCAAGCTTTGAGGTGGATTCAGGAGCACATTCATAGCTTTGGGGGAAACCCAGATTTAGTCACCATAATGGGAGAGTCTGCTGGTGGAGTGAGCGTTTCTCTCCAG CTCCTCTCACCGCTGTCCAAAGGCCTACTCCACCGTGGCATTGCTGAGAGTGGCACTGCTGCAATGGACGTAATCCTGACAAATGATCCTCTTTCGATGGCACAG GTGGTAGCAAACATATCTGGCTGTAGCATTGAGAGCACAGAGGAGATCGCTGATTGCATAAGAAACCTCGATTTGAATACCTATGTGAATCTTACGCAG GATCCAACAGTGAGATTTGCCGTCAACATTGATGGACACTTCCTCAAAAAACCTGTGGATGAGCTGTTCAGTAAACATGAACTCCTCACTGTACCATTCATGACTGGAATTAATGATGATGAAGGGGGCTGGTTACTTCCAACT TTCTTCGTGCCTGCAAACTGGACAGAGGGAATTAGTCAGGAGGATGTCATGAACGTACTTTACATGTTCTTCCCTGAT CCCAAAGATGCAACCTTGAGAGATTTGATCATAGAAGAATATACTGGAACCGGTGAAGATCGTGTGAAAAACAGAGACGGCTTCACTGAGTTGCTTGGAGATATCATATTCAACATACCAGCCATAAAGGCTGCTAATGCTCACAGAG ATGCCGGTGCCCCCACGTACCTGTACCAGTATCGGCATTCCCCCAAATTCCTGCAGGCAAACAGGCCGAGCTTTGTAGGGAGTGACCACGGAGATGAGATCTTTACAGTATTTGGACTGTGCTTCACAACCTCACATATCAGATTAACGG ATGCGTGcgctgaagaggaggagcagttGAGCAGAACCATGATGAGTTACTGGGGCAACTTTGCTCGCACAGG gtctCCTAATGGGGACAATCTTGTCCACTGGCCAAAGTACGGAGTAGAAGAAAAGTACCTGGAAATTCGTGCAATGGAGCAGTCAACTGGTCAACACTTGAAGAAGAAGCGGTTTGTCTTCCTGACTCAGACCCTCCCAGAGAAGCGCCAACAAGTGACAGAGAAGGAGCACAGCGAGCTGTAG